In 'Nostoc azollae' 0708, the following are encoded in one genomic region:
- a CDS encoding glycosyltransferase family 2 protein encodes MKITKLAIIIVTWNKMNQVCLLLKDLNKLELPDINIDIYVVDNASTDGTQSYIEKYYSDQVKVLQTGSNLGGSGGFSCGLQFVSKLDYNYIWLLDDDIRLDSLALIPLINTLQNYEEVGVVGSQIRKLQKPNAIQEIGSFINNKKAHLKVNFGNQVNISTEDILQGKPYVNVDICAAASLLVRCKIVQNMGVFEDYFLHFDDVEWCLRVKQAGWVIAVNPHSIVWHDSPDFKSRPWMNYYDERNLCYCWQKHRPELLLKRVVVSFPRLVYYAATGRYFLAEISIAGFQDFINGVQGKMLRKINYTEYPLGEIIHEPAKVFVQSSIYQDEFQSQNLKKIEVDEKVTFWPLPNKFSRIWLWIIAWFWKPIDIAIVTYQHPTLDVLNLAKWVYYFTGNGYVPVVINPLVLTKAVMKTSNEMWQIYWQIRKLKLSSIPEIMPTPLSPLVSIILCTSNRPNCLEKALQSLELIHYQNFEVIVIDASSTNQTIEMVNQVSSKNNLKINFLQVEPKNISYSRNMGIKLATGSIVAFFDDDAIPPSEWIEKLLDIYAIHDEKCAAVGGTVRDLTRPGYPLQFHRGITNLFSETIAIRSADATNYNQANGLWFNGLMGTNCSFRKDILEKINGYDEFFDYFLDETDVCLRLIQAGYEVHYADVVIDHYPQPSHNRIDQKHLTCWYSLAKNTTYFAIKHGLTRGLFPIFVTRLLLLITYRCWLRIIRLKFTHHIPNSVLIKYIQQTIEGIRVGWKSGMNLHQVN; translated from the coding sequence ATGAAGATTACCAAACTTGCTATCATTATTGTTACATGGAATAAAATGAACCAGGTTTGTCTACTTCTAAAAGACCTTAATAAACTAGAACTACCAGATATTAATATTGATATCTATGTTGTAGATAATGCATCAACAGATGGTACTCAATCTTACATAGAAAAATATTATTCTGATCAAGTTAAGGTTTTACAAACTGGTAGTAATTTAGGTGGTTCTGGAGGATTTTCCTGCGGACTACAGTTTGTTAGTAAACTTGATTACAATTATATTTGGCTACTTGATGATGATATTCGTCTAGATTCTCTAGCACTAATACCATTAATTAATACATTACAGAATTATGAAGAAGTTGGCGTAGTAGGTTCACAAATTCGGAAGCTACAGAAACCCAATGCTATTCAGGAAATTGGTAGCTTTATTAACAATAAAAAAGCCCACTTAAAAGTCAACTTTGGCAATCAAGTAAATATATCCACAGAAGATATTCTTCAAGGTAAACCCTACGTTAATGTAGATATCTGTGCAGCAGCCTCACTATTAGTGCGGTGTAAAATTGTACAAAATATGGGAGTATTTGAAGATTACTTTTTACACTTTGATGATGTGGAATGGTGTTTACGAGTCAAACAAGCTGGATGGGTTATTGCGGTAAATCCACATTCAATAGTTTGGCACGATTCTCCTGATTTCAAATCTAGACCTTGGATGAATTATTATGATGAGCGTAATCTTTGTTACTGTTGGCAAAAACATCGACCAGAACTTTTATTAAAAAGAGTGGTTGTGAGTTTTCCCCGACTAGTTTATTACGCTGCTACAGGAAGATACTTTCTAGCTGAAATTTCTATTGCAGGTTTTCAAGACTTTATCAATGGTGTTCAGGGAAAGATGCTCAGAAAAATTAATTATACTGAGTATCCTTTAGGAGAGATTATTCATGAGCCAGCTAAAGTTTTTGTGCAATCTAGTATCTATCAAGACGAGTTTCAAAGTCAGAACCTCAAAAAGATAGAAGTTGATGAAAAAGTTACTTTTTGGCCTTTACCTAATAAATTCAGTCGCATTTGGTTATGGATAATTGCTTGGTTTTGGAAACCAATTGATATTGCCATTGTTACTTATCAACATCCGACTCTTGACGTTCTCAATCTCGCAAAATGGGTTTACTACTTTACAGGTAATGGTTATGTGCCTGTTGTCATTAATCCGTTAGTTTTGACAAAGGCAGTTATGAAGACTAGTAACGAAATGTGGCAGATATACTGGCAAATTCGCAAGCTGAAGTTATCGTCAATACCAGAAATCATGCCTACTCCCTTATCTCCTCTAGTTTCAATCATACTTTGTACAAGTAATCGCCCCAATTGTTTAGAAAAGGCTTTGCAATCACTAGAACTAATTCACTATCAAAACTTTGAAGTTATTGTGATTGATGCTTCATCAACAAATCAAACAATTGAAATGGTCAATCAAGTGTCTAGCAAAAATAATTTGAAGATAAATTTTCTACAAGTTGAACCAAAAAACATCAGTTATTCCCGAAATATGGGCATCAAATTAGCAACAGGTTCAATTGTGGCATTTTTCGATGATGATGCCATTCCACCGTCTGAATGGATTGAGAAGTTACTAGATATTTACGCCATACATGATGAAAAATGTGCAGCAGTTGGAGGTACAGTGCGTGATTTAACTCGTCCTGGTTATCCCCTACAATTCCACCGGGGAATCACCAATCTTTTCAGCGAAACTATTGCTATTCGTTCTGCTGATGCTACAAACTATAACCAAGCAAATGGCTTATGGTTTAACGGGTTAATGGGAACTAATTGTTCTTTTCGCAAAGACATTTTGGAAAAGATTAATGGCTATGATGAATTTTTTGACTACTTTCTCGATGAAACAGATGTTTGTTTACGTTTAATTCAAGCAGGATATGAAGTTCACTATGCTGATGTAGTAATAGATCATTATCCCCAACCTAGCCACAATCGGATTGATCAAAAACATCTCACCTGTTGGTATTCCTTAGCAAAAAATACAACTTACTTTGCTATCAAGCATGGATTAACAAGAGGTTTATTTCCTATATTCGTTACCCGTTTGCTTTTACTCATTACCTATCGTTGTTGGTTGAGAATTATCCGTCTGAAATTCACCCATCATATTCCTAACTCAGTTTTAATAAAGTATATTCAACAAACCATTGAAGGAATTCGGGTTGGTTGGAAAAGCGGTATGAACCTGCATCAAGTTAATTAA
- a CDS encoding Hsp70 family protein produces MLIAIDFGTSNTVITRWNPVTQQPETLSFPGLSIQQNLNPPLIPSLVYVEDATQGKVLVGQQVRDRGLDIKAEQRFFRNFKRGIGANTQGFLPELDGKNITFEQVGEWFLTKVITELAPIEGPLDSLVLTVPVDSFEAYRYWLGKVCQALPVPQVRMLDEPTAAALGYGLSAQENLLVIDFGGGTLDLSLVCLDKKVADAKPVGFLLKWGNKFLAEDSKQKVKTARVLAKAGQNLGGTDIDNWIVDYFAKSQGLPVNSLTTRLAERLKIQLSTQEQASEFFFDNETFESFEMELNRKGLEELLKENGFFDRLHDAMIALLQQARRQGIELDDINAVLLVGGSVQLQAVQTYVNQYFEPEKIRCERPFEAIAQGALQITQGMEIKDYLYHSYGVRYWDRRNQCHSWQPIVKAGQAYPMTQPVELVLGASMENQPSIELILGEFGAETGGTEVYFDGDRLITRNIKCLGSTVKPLNDKEGARNIAQLIPPGFPGSDRIKVQFQVDEQRFLRITVEDLLTNDTLVENQIVAQLS; encoded by the coding sequence ATGCTGATCGCTATTGATTTTGGTACTAGTAACACTGTCATTACCCGCTGGAATCCTGTCACCCAGCAACCAGAAACCCTAAGTTTCCCGGGTTTATCAATTCAACAAAATCTCAATCCCCCACTGATTCCCAGCTTAGTCTATGTAGAAGATGCTACCCAGGGAAAAGTCTTAGTTGGGCAACAAGTGCGCGATCGCGGGCTGGATATTAAGGCTGAACAAAGGTTTTTCCGAAACTTTAAACGGGGTATAGGTGCAAATACGCAAGGATTTTTACCAGAACTAGATGGGAAAAATATTACCTTTGAACAAGTAGGAGAATGGTTCTTAACCAAGGTGATTACTGAATTAGCACCTATAGAAGGTCCTTTAGATTCTTTAGTCTTAACCGTCCCTGTAGACAGCTTTGAAGCTTATCGTTACTGGTTAGGCAAAGTTTGTCAAGCACTGCCTGTTCCACAGGTGCGGATGTTAGATGAACCAACAGCTGCTGCTTTGGGTTATGGTTTATCAGCACAGGAAAATCTGTTGGTAATTGACTTTGGAGGCGGTACTTTAGACTTGTCTTTAGTGTGTTTAGACAAAAAGGTAGCAGATGCAAAACCTGTGGGATTTCTGCTGAAATGGGGTAATAAATTCCTTGCTGAAGACTCAAAACAAAAGGTAAAAACTGCCCGTGTTTTAGCTAAAGCCGGACAAAATTTAGGCGGTACAGATATTGATAATTGGATAGTAGATTACTTTGCCAAAAGTCAAGGATTACCAGTTAATTCCCTAACAACAAGACTAGCAGAACGGTTAAAAATTCAGCTATCTACCCAAGAACAAGCTAGTGAATTTTTTTTTGATAATGAGACTTTCGAAAGTTTTGAAATGGAACTTAATCGGAAGGGATTAGAAGAACTCCTCAAAGAAAATGGTTTTTTTGATAGATTGCATGATGCCATGATAGCACTATTACAGCAAGCCAGACGACAAGGAATAGAACTTGATGATATTAATGCTGTTTTGTTAGTCGGTGGTTCTGTACAGTTGCAGGCAGTACAGACTTATGTGAATCAGTATTTTGAGCCAGAAAAAATCCGTTGTGAACGTCCCTTTGAAGCGATCGCCCAAGGTGCGCTACAAATTACCCAAGGGATGGAAATTAAAGACTATCTCTATCACAGTTATGGTGTACGTTATTGGGATCGTCGCAACCAATGTCACAGTTGGCAACCCATTGTCAAAGCCGGACAGGCTTACCCCATGACCCAACCAGTAGAATTAGTATTAGGGGCTTCAATGGAAAATCAACCCAGTATAGAGTTAATTTTGGGAGAATTTGGAGCTGAAACAGGGGGAACAGAAGTTTATTTTGATGGTGATCGCTTAATTACTCGCAATATTAAATGTCTAGGAAGCACAGTCAAACCCCTCAACGATAAAGAAGGTGCGAGAAATATAGCCCAACTCATACCGCCAGGCTTTCCAGGCAGCGATCGCATTAAAGTCCAGTTTCAAGTCGATGAACAACGTTTTTTAAGAATTACTGTTGAGGACTTGTTAACTAA